In the genome of uncultured Sphaerochaeta sp., the window ATCACCTTTGTTTGCGGTGCTCATAACCATCATCTGTTGTCTGGCACTGGGTCTTTCAAATGGATTGCTGGTCAGTTTTGCAAAACTACCGCCGTTCATTGCAACCTTGGGTACCATGACCATTGCTCGTGGCATTGCACAGATTGCCAACAACAACTACAACACCGACTCAATCGGTGAATCTGCACAATCCTTCCGTGATTTCTTTTACTATGGGAAGACATTGGGGTTGTACAACACCATCTGGATTGCCATCCTCTTATGGATAGTCTTCAACTTCCTTTTGACCAGGACCAAAAGCGGCAGGCATATCTATGCCATCGGATCGAATGCCGAGGCTGCCCGGTTGAGTGGAGTGAATATTGTCGGTACCACCACCAAAGCCTATCTGGTATCAGCCTTCGTGTCGTGTGTGGTTGGCCTGATAACCACTGCCACCAGCGGCATGGGAACCATGGACGCAGGCAATAGCTATGAGTTGTATGCTGTGGCTGCATCGGTTATCGGCGGTGTATCAACCTTGGGTGGACAAGGATTGCTTTTCGGAACTGTTATAGGGGCATCCATTTGGGGCGTTTTGCAGAATGGGCTTCAGTTCGCCGGTGCTCCTGTAGCAATACGCAATATTGTCATCGGTATCATCGTAGTCGTGTCTGTACTGCTCGATGTCATTGTACGTTCCGGCAAGATGACCAAAAAGAAACCTGTGTAAGTTCATTGTGAGAATGATCACGTAAAGTGATACGAACATAAAAGGAGAAAGAGAATGAAAAAGCTAAGTGTCTTGTTGTTGGTGCTGTTGCTTGCTGGTGCAATGTTTGCACAGGGAACAAAGGAAAGCTCTGCGTTCAAGGTGTATCTGATTACTATGGACCAGATGGACCAGCATTGGGTGAATGTTGACAAAGGTGCCCAGAAGGCAGCACAGGAATTGGGTGGTATCGAATACAAGTGGCTTGCTCCGGACGTAAAGGATGATGCCAAGCAGATTGAGAGCATCAACAATGCTGTTGCTGGTGGAGCTGATGCAATTCTGCTTGCAGCCAATGGGCCTAATGCGGTGACCGCTGCCTTGAAGGAAGCCACTGAAGCCGGTGTCACCATCGTCTATGTTGACTCAGCAGCCAATTTTCCTGCCGTACAGACACTTGCAACAGACAATACTGCTGCAGGAACGACTGCCGGCAAGGAGATGCTCAAGGCTCTTACGGACAAGGGTATCAAGAATGGCAAAATCGGCGTCATTTCGGTAAATAGTGCAACAGCATCCACTGTTGCTCGTGAAACCGGTTTCCGCAAAGCGTTTGAAGGGACTGCGTTTACGATTCTTGAGACACAATACTGTGATGGAGATGCGGCTCGTTCAAAGGACATGAGCGCAAACTTCATTACCCAGGGCGTCGTCGGACTGTTTGGTGCGAACGAAGGATCAACAGTCGGAGTTGGCAATGCAATTGCTGAAGCTGGGAAAAACATTATTGGTGTTGGTTTTGACAAGAGCGACATGATTCTTTCGCTGATCAAGAGTGGTCACCTTCTTGCTACCATGGCCCAGAATCCGGATGTCATGGGGTATGAGGGTATAAAGACCGCCTACAAGGCTTTGAAGGGTGAAACGGTCAGCCCTGATTACTTTGATACCGGAGTTTCGGTACTGACGAAAGCAACGCTGTAATCACCGAAGGATTTCTGTCAAGGGAGAGGGCAATACCTCTCCCTTGATTTCTTTATCCATTCTTAGTATAGTTTAGTTACCTCGATGGAGTGATCCAAAGGGGGTGTTTCGGTTTCGACTGGCGTTAGATCAGGCCAGTGGCTGCAAGCGGAGCGCCAACTCCTTAAACTAGCAAAACATTTAACTGCCAAAAAAGAAGACGAAGTCTCCTTCGACGCAGAATACGCTTTCGCTGCCTAACAGCACGATAACGTACAGGCCCGTTTTCTGCCGCTCTTAAGAAACGGATACCTGTAAAAACAAGGGCTTACCCAACCCAGGGCCTATGGGGGGAGGGGACACCAAAGTAGGATACGAAGGGTGAACGTCTTGTTGGTGAACCCAGCATCCTTCGGAAAATTTGATCACCAGCTAAGCTTGTAGACGTCCCTGGGTGGCACGTTAGGACGGGGGTTCGAATCCCCCCACCTCCAAAACACCGAAACCGGATTGCTCATTAAAGGGTAATCCGGTTTTTTTGGGCGACATCCTCAAGTTGGGGAGAAAGGAATCATATGCTACTACCTGTTTTGGCCGTGATAGTCGGTCTTGTTGTTTTGGTTATCAGCTCAGACCGGTTCATCGATGGGGCTGCTTCAACTGCACGATATTTCGGCATGCCATCGCTTCTTATCGGCATGGTTATCGTTGGCTTCGGTACCAGTGCCCCGGAAATCGTCGTTTCCACCTTATCAGCAATGCAGGGCAATCCAGGCCTTGCACTTGGCAACGCATACGGTTCAAACATTGCCAATATTGCCCTTATCCTCGGCGTTACGGCGCTTATCAACCCTGTTCAGGTGAGTTCGAACATCCTTCGCAAGGAATTGCCGATCCTCACCCTCATTACCCTCATTTCCGTCGCCCTGCTTTGGGATCTCGAACTTTCCTTGTTTGATGCAGGCGTTCTGCTCGTGTTTCTGGGTACCTTGCTGGTGTGGACAATATTCCAAGGATTGCGCTCAAAGGATGATGCGCTCTCGCTTGAAGTGGATGATGCAGTTCCCCAACCGCTCTCTCTCAAACGGGGGATTCTCTACCTCATCTTTGGTCTGGCTTTTCTCATCATCAGCTCCCGCATCTTGGTTTGGGGAGCTGTGGAGATAGCAAAGTTTTTCGGTGTAAGCGATTTGATCATCGGGCTCACCATTGTCGCAGTGGGAACTTCATTGCCAGAGCTTGCTTCCTCCATTCTCGCTGCAAAGAAGGGTGAGCATGACATTGCCATGGGTAATGTCATTGGCTCCAACCTCTTCAACACCACTGCTGTCGTTGGCATTGCATCTGCCATCAATCCTTTTGCGGTGGACAAACTCGTCCTGACACGGGACATGGTGGTCATGTCTGCCCTCACCATATCGCTGTTCATCATCGGCTATGGCTTCAGGAAGGGGAGAAAGGGAAGGGTCAACCGTTTCGAAGGCGCAGGACTCATCGTCGTATATATCGCCTATACGATCATTCTCCTGACAGGTACTGCAGCCTAGCGTTATTGGCGGATTGGTTTTCCATTCTGCAATGCATACAGAAGACGTTCAAAGAGAACAAAGCCTTCCATGGCATGCTCAACTTCCATGGCGTACCGTTTGACATCATACTCCAGTCTGCGATGCTGACACCTAATGGAACCATCCTCCAAGGTGACCAAGGCGTAACTGGCCCGTACGTCACCATCAAAGGAGTATCCAACCGCCCCTGGATTGATGAAACGTACCCCATCACGCATAAAATCAGCAGGAATATGGGTATGACCGGAGAAAACGATATCAAGCTTTTCCTCTGAAACCATCTTAGCCATGGCAGGGGAAAACGGCTCATTTGCCAGTATTCCCTCGGTATCGGAGAACGGTGTTCCATGACAGCACAGGATTGAATGCTGCTCAAGCTCCAAACGCTTTGTCGGTGCAAACTCTGCAATTGTCTTCTTTGAAGTCTCATGCATCCTGATGCTGGTATACTTCATCAGCTTGAGCATATGCTTTTCAAATGGTGTATTCGCTATATAGGAAGATATCTTTTCCAGATTTGCATCCGTGTTGCCTTTGACCAGTACTGCCGGTTTCTGCTCCATCAGCAAATCAAAACAAAGCTGAGGATCGAGACCCATGAAAACCAGGTCTCCCAGAAAAAGAATCTGATTGACACCGCAAGCCTTAACATCAGTGAGCACTGCTTCCAATGCCCTCACATTGCCATGAATATCACCAATTACAGCCAGTTTCATGGAGGACCTCCTGCAGGATGTTTATCTAACTGTATCATACCCATGAAAGCTAGGTAACCTTTGCAGTGGCTCGCATCAGCATTTTGTTGCAATAGGTTTCTTATCGTGATTGCACTTTTCCAAAAAGCGCGGTATTGTTCCGCCGTAAAGGTACAGATGAGATGAAACGTGATCAGGTGAAGGCCTTTTTTGTGCGTGAACCGGTGTTGACCATTGCTCTTTTCTTGGCAGGAATATCCATGTTCCTTGTGCCCCCCAATCCCAACTATGCGCATTACCTAGATGGAAAAACCCTTGGCTGTCTCTTTGCCCTCATGCTGGTGGTATCAGGCTTTCGCAAGCTCTACCTCTTTACATTCCTTTCCCAGTATCTGCTTCGTTTTGCGAAGTCGAGCAGGCAAGTAAGTGCTTTCTTGATAGGCATTACGTTCTTTCTCTCCATGTTGGTAACCAACGATGTTGCCCTCATCACGTTTGTTCCCCTTACCATCGTAGTCTTTTCCCTTTGCAAGGATACGAAACCAATCCTGCTTACCATAATCCTCCAGACCATTGCAGCCAATGTGGGAAGCGGCCTGACACCGGTAGGAAACCCCCAGAATCTTTTCATCTATTCATACTACCAGCTTCCCTTGCTGCAATTCTTCGGTGCCATGCTCCCCTATGTCGTTGGGGGGCTTCTCCTGTTGGCCGCCTGCTTGTTGTTCATCCCAAACAACAAGGAAGCTTTTGCACTTAAGACACAAGAAGTACCACCTTTGGACAAGCGCTTGTTGGTGCGCTATCTCTTGCTTTTCCTGCTGTCGCTTGCAGCAGTGTTTGACCTGGTGCCGTACCAGCTTGTCGTAATCATCGTCATCGTCTTCAGTGAGAAGATTCTGCTCAAGGATGTGGACTACTCCTTGCTGCTTACTTTCATAGGCTTCTTCATCTTCGTGGGAAACCTTGGAAGCATTCCTTTTGTGGTTCAAAAACTCCAGTCACTGCTCCATAAACGGGAGTTCCTCGTCTCTCTTGCAGCCAGTCAGTTCATCAGCAACGTACCGGCCACTCTTTTGCTCGCCCAATTCACCCACAACGCAACAGAGTTGCTCAAGGGCGTGAATGCAGGAGGCTGCGGCACTTTGATCGCATCCATGGCTTCAGTCATTTCGTTCAAGATCTACGCACACTACGACAGGACCAAGACGCTTCGCTACCTGGCGGTGTTCACGCTCTTCAATCTGCTCTTTGTTCTGTTGTTCCTTCTGATTCATCTTGTATGGTAAGATTTTGCATCTCTCCGATGAGCGGAAGGATGTTTTTTTGCTGGGCGAGCTCAACACTCTTCAGCCCACGCTGGCTGAGATGGGTATAGAGATCGCTGAGCTGCTCGCTGCTGTGCCCGATCGTCATCCTGAGCACATGCTCATCCACAGCCCCTCTCAGAAGTGTGTTGGCCATATGTCTCAAGGAGTGGAAGCTGATGTTTCGTTCCACGATTTCTTCCAGCATCAACACCTTTGACCGAACCAACTCCTGGATGAAACGTTCACTGAAATAGTGGCTCGATACAAAACCGCCATTGCGCTTGCTCCAAAAGACGAGGAGGAGTGGATTGGAAAACGGGTTCTCACTTGCCAACTGCTGCAGAGCTTTCCCCAGGAAGGTGGGGCAGGGAACCAATCGTGTCTTTTTCCCTTTCGGGACCTTCAATCCTTCCTTATCAGCATAGGCACTGTCGATGGTAATGAGGTCTTCCCCAATTGCCTGGTAACGCAAGGCACGCAACTCACCCGAGCGCATTCCGGTGAGCAACGACAAAAGGCATGCAAGATAGATTCGTTTTTCTGCATGAGCTTTGGCATACTGCATGAAATCTGCAAGTTCCTCCTCACTGAGGATTCCCCGTATTGCATGGAAACTTTTCAAATGCTGGAGACTGAGCATAACCGTAGCGGGTACAAGGCCTCTTCTTTGTGCTTCACGAAGGGCAACCATGACAGCACTCATGCATACGTTCACGGTACTATGGCTTATTGTTTGCTTTTCCACCAAAGAAAGCTGGATCTCTTCCAGAGTTTCCATTGTTACTTTTGAAAGATACAGATTTGGTTTGATGAGAGGAATCACATGGTTCATCACCAGGTTTTTCCTTGTCGCCAGATAGTCTTTTGACAGTGAACCTGGTTCCAGAAGGTTACGTCTACGCACATAGGGACTGATCTCATACGTGTAGAATTCATCCAGATATTCTCCAAACAGCTGTTCTTGCCGCTTATTGAAGATGATTCCTTCCTCCAAAGCCTTCTGGCAGATACGAATAGCCTCATCCCTACGGCGTATGGGAGAGGTATCAAATATCCCGAGTTGCTTACGCAGCGTCTCTACGCTCTTCTTGTTCGTTCGCTTTCCTGTCTCAGGATTCCTGAAGAGGGCATAGAAATACGTACGTTCATCCCGCTGGATTCTGCAAAGCGTGAAGGGTGCTGGACTGGCCATGGTTCTTCCTTGTGCAATGTATTTGTGCAATCTTTTGTTCAATCTGCGAATGTCTTAGGATAGCAAAAATCAGCAAAAGCTTTATAGTTTATGCTAGTATAGTACTTTATAATGTTTTCAATGTCTAGAATTTTTTTATCATTCTTACTTGTTATAGGTAAGTAGGTATAAATTGGATAATTCTTTATTAATAGCATATTTTATGTATTTTCACTGGTTATGCAGTTATTATGCTTACACAGTTTTACTTTTATATAATATGATATTCTCATTTATAAAACTATAAACTATTCTAAAATGCTGTTTCGCATATTTTAAATAGCTAACTTTCTATTTTACTTTCATAATAACTATTATATTGCAATTTATAATAAGTATTTTAACTTTATAAAATTTTACAAATCTAATATTATATTGCTTTTTTTATGCATGTTGCATGTATTTGCTATTTTATTTGCATACTCAAATTTCAAATTTGACATTATTTTGTAAATTGTAAAATATACGATAGGTGTTTATGTACTGTTGCCTTGTGACAAAAAATTGACCCTATCGAAGGATAGGGCCGTAAGGAAAGAAAAACTCTTGGGCAAGATCAGTACTGAAGCTGCTTCAGTTCTCGCCTCATATCACGATTCATATCACGCTCTTTTACGACAGCACGCTTATCATGCAACTGCTTGCCTCTACAGAGGGATACCTGCACCTTGACCAGGTTGCCTCGCAGATAGATGGAAGTAGGAACCAAGGTAAAACCTTTCTCCTCCACCTTGCGCTTCAGACGCTTGATCTCGCTCTTATGGGCAAGCAGCCTTCGGTTCCTGGAAGGTTCATGATTATTGATGTTGCCGTGGGTGTAGGGTTGGATGGTCAGACCCACCAAGGTCAGGGCGTGATCGGTAACGGTGACATAGCTGTCAGCAAAACTGAATTTGCCGTCCCGTAGTGATTTCACCTCAGTACCAACCAGTGCAATGCCACACTCCAGGTCCTCAATCACTTCATAATTGAAATATGCCTTTCTGTTCTTTTGCAAAGGCTTGAATGTATTCTTGTCTTGTTTCATTTATTCATACCAGGCAATGCGGAAACCTATCTGGTCCGCACATGCATCAGATTCGACTACACCAACGGTGTGAAGGGAGACCGATGCGCTTTCATTCAGGTAGCTTCCACCTTTGACGATCGGTTGTACGGACAAACCGAATCGCTTCAGCAATGTCTCAGACTCCTGTACGGAAAGCAGTCGGGAGAGGGGAATGTAAGGCGAGCTTGTCATCTCCCATACCCCGCCAAGCAGTGCAACCGGACCTTCTTCTGTAGAAGGTGAGGGACTGAGCGAAGAGGAGTATTTCAGATTCGGGTGAGAGAGCGCTGCAAGGGTGTACATGGCTTCGCTGGGAAGGAACACTTGCTTTCCACTCTTCTCGCCCAGCCAATCACAGAAAGCCAGCGCAGCATGGTAGCTGATCTGATACATCGGTTTTGATGTTACAAACACAGGAGAAACGGAAAGTCCCTGCAAATAGTACTCATCCACAAGCTGCTCATCCATCAGCGCCTGACGATTGCTTGCAGCCCACTCTGGGTGCTCTTCCAGAAACAGGGCCCATTGGTATTGCGTTGTTTCCAGCGTTGCCAATGAGAAGGCTTCCGTGCTGACCTCAACCCCAAGCATGGTGGATTCAGGATAGATTGGAAGCACGTCCTTGCCCATGACAAAGGTGGTCGGTGGGTATCGGTAGCCCTCAATTTCCAAATCACCTGCCTTCAGGGTGGTCTTCTCAGCTTTGAAGGGAAGGGAAGAACTTTCCGATCCGATCGACTTGGGCTGGGAATCGTCTGCAAACAACAGATTGGCAGTATCAAGCAAGGTCGTCACATCCCCGTCTATGGGAGTCTTGGAATCGATGATGGCACGCTTTGCTTCCTCAAGCATGGTTTCGTTGCTGATGTACAACACTGCAAGCTTGACTGTTTCCAGCCTTGTTTGTGCATCCAGTTCCAATGCCATCATGTCGCTGACAAGATTGGCAAACAGGGGAGGGTACCGGTTCCGGTCATCATAGCTGAGAATGGCGCTCGCCTCCACGATTTGCTCAAGGTTGAAGCGATTGATCGTTGCTTTCTGCTCATCGCTGAGAGAGATGGGTGCTTCAGCCGTCTTCAGTGTTCGGTGGAAAAGCCAGGTAAGAAACACCGGATGATCGACTTCAAGGGTGTAGGTGGCATAGACTTCGCCAGCTTTGACAAGTGATACCTCATAGGTGCCGCTCTTCACGAAGTGCTGGTACTCGGTGGAACCCAGGTAGGTTCCGTCAAGCAGGACACCGCTCTCGGAAAGCGAGCCGGTGAAGGTGACGTATCGACCGCCGTTGCGGATGCCTGGATAGAAGGCTATCAGATAGACAGCCAGCAACAGGGCGAGAACAAGCAGGATAAGGATGTATACACCAGGTCGCATATGCAGCAACTCAGGCAGCTTTACCTCTTCAACCTGAGGCAGATCGATTCGTCGTTTCATATAGCTTACAAGGTATCGACCTGATGTTCACTTGTCAACTCAGACCTATTGTGATAGCGTGCTTGCTATGGAACGATTCTTGAGTTTTCTTGAACATACGACCGTACGCATCCTCACCCATCGCAAGGCTCTGAAAGCCTATGCGGTCGCACATCCGGTGAAAAGAACTTTCGTAGGTGAGCTGAAGGGCTGGGCTGACGCACTGGTCTTTGCTGTTTTCGCCGTACTGCTGATCAACCAATACATTTTTCAGTTCTTTGTCATTCCCACTCCCTCAATGGAATCGACACTCAATGTAGGGGATCGTGTCTTTGTCTCAAAAACCATCTATGGGGTGGAAATCTATCCCGGAGGTCCGAAGATTGCGAGCCGAAACCGGCAAGTGCAGCGTGACGATATCATCACCTTCTACAATCCTGAATATGTAAGCAAGGGACCCTTCTTCGACATCCTCTCACAAATCATCTATATGGGAACCTTCAGCCTGGTGAACATCGACAAGAATGAGGATGGTTCCATTGCAGAAAGACTGTACGTCAAGCGTGCCATCGGGTTCCCCACTGAGGTCATCCGGTTTCGTGAGGGCAACGTGGAAGTCCGCCAAGCCGGTTCCGCTGTCTTTACCAAGGAAGAGAAGCAGCGTTCGGAACTCTCCCTGGTTGACGGACCGCACCGAAGCATCGATGCATCAACCTATGAAGGTATCAAAGCCTGGGGAGCCTTATTCGGGTACCAGGAGAGCAAGGTGAACATGCAGGCAGTCCCCGCGTACCTGAGGAATCAGTATCTTTCAGTGCAGGGCGACAACTATCCTGATGACTACTTCCAGTTCGAAGCCTCAAAATCCCGTACGAAACATTTGTTCAACCCTTCGGACAGTTCAGCCCGCAGTGAATATGCTTTCTACAAACATGGCATCTATGTCCCGCAAGGTCATATACTTCCCTTGGGTGACAACCGCGACAACAGCCGTGACGGTCGGTATTTTGGACCTGTCAAGCAGACCAAGATCAACGGAAGCGTACGTTTCCTCTTCTGGCCGCTGGGAAGGGTCAGGCCGTTGGGAAACGCATAGTGATCAGCCTTCCGTCTGGTGTTCCACTCTCCTTATACCTCCACATTCCCTTCTGCACGACCTGCTGCTCCTATTGTGCCTTCTACTCGGAACCCTATGCTGCATGGAAAGGGTTCCAGGAGGCGTACACGGAACGCCTTCTGGCAGAAATCGTCCAATGTACCGCTTCAGAGCGCGTGTATGACACCATTTTCGTCGGAGGAGGAAACCCCGGTTCCCTTTCTCCCGACCAGCTCGCACGCTTGCTCCAAGCTGCCCAACGAAACGGGAAAAGCCGTGAAGTAACCATTGAGATGAATCCAGAAACCTTTGGAGAACACTTCTTCCCGCTCTTTTCACAAGGATTGGTCAACCGCATGTCCATGGGAATCCAAAGCATGGATGACCAGTTGCTCTCGCGACTGGGAAGGAATGCAAGCCGATCTGACAACATCAAGGCACTGAAGCTGGCGCAGCAAGCAAGAAAAGAGTTTGGCATTGAACTGAATTTTGACCTGATGGTCTGTCTTCCGGGACAAACCCTTGAGATGGCGATCAATGACATCCATGAAGTGCTCAGCATTTCAGATGCCAACCACATCAGTCTCTATTGTCTGACGGTAGAGGAGGGGACTGAGCTTGCCCGGCAAGTTGGTATGCATACAGTGCAGGTTCTTGATGAGGATGGCCAGGCAACCATGCTCAAGGGCATTTGGAAAGAGTTGGCCAACCTTGGATTTTCTCATTATGAGGTCTCAAACTTCTGCAAGGAAGAGAAATACTGCCAACACAACCTCAGATATTGGAACCTTTCGTCGTATCTCGGCCTTGGCAGCAGTGCAGCTTCGACGCTTGAAAACGAGCAGGCTTGGTACCATTACACCCAAATACAGGACCTGCGGCAATTTTCCGATTCGCCTCCCTTCTCCGGCTACGAGAAGGAGGAACTCTCGTTGGTGCAAAGCATCGAGGAATACCTGATGATGGCACTCAGAACCAGATGGGGAATTGACAAGCAACTGTTGCAGGACCGGTACTCGCTTTGCTTCGAAACTGCTTTTGCGAAGATGGTGGAAACACTTGATCCACAATGGTATTTCGATACACAGTATACCTTTTCACTGACAGAAATTGGCTTTCTCCTGCTTGACGAGATACTGCTTCGATTCGTCATGCAGCTTCCAGAACCCCTTGACCGCCATAGTCCGTTATGATAGCTTAAATGGGTTGAGATCATTCACGTATTCTAAAAGTTAAGAGGTTCAATTATGTCCGGCCATAGTAAATGGGCTACTATCAAACACAAGAAGGGTATTGCCGACGCAAAGCGCGGCCAGAAGTTCACGAAGTTGATCAAGGAAATTTCCGTTGCAGCAAAGATGGGGGGATCGGATCCTGAAACCAATGCACGGCTTCGTACTGCTGTACTCAAAGCAAGAGCTGAGAATATGCCCAAGGACAACATTGACAGGGCTATCAAGAAAGGTGCTGGGGAACTTGACAACTCCACCTACTATGAACTCACCTATGAAGGGTATGCACCCGGTGGTGTTGCTCTGATCATTGACACCTTGACCGACAACAAGAACCGTACTGCCAGCGATGTGCGTTCCACCCTGACCAAAAATGGTGGCACACTTGGTGCAAGTGGTTGTGTTTCTTACATGTTCCAGACCAAGGGCATCATCACCTATGATGCAGAAAAATATTCCGAAGAGCAGATTTTTGAAGTCGCATTGGAGAACGGTGCGGATGATGTAACCACGTCTGACGGGGTCATTGAAGTCATCACCACTCCTTCTGACTTTGCCAACGTCCTGGAAGCCATGCAGAACGCAGGGTTTGAACAGGATAGCGCAGAGGTTGAGAAAGTGGCTGACCAGACTGTCGCCCTTGACAGTGAAAAAGCTCGCAAGGTGCTCAAGATCATCGACAAGTTGGAAGAGTTGGACGATGTCCAGCAGGTTTCCTCCAACCTTGAACTTCCTGATGATTTTGAGGATGGCGACGAAGATTAACGCATGCGAATCCTAGGTATTGATCCAGGATACGCACAGACAGGCTGGGGTGTTGTCGAATCCAATGGACAGCAGAACCGGCCTGTTTCTTTTGGTGTCATCAAGACTGGTACGGACCAAAGCGATAGTGACAGGATTCACTACATAGCAACCGCGGTCGGAAAATTGGCCGTGCAATACCAGGTGCAGATGTGTGGCATGGAAGATATCTTCTTCACCAAGAATGTAAGCTCGGCCATTCCGGTGGCAAAGGTAATCGGTGCCTGCATCCACCAGCTTGGCATACAAGAGATACCTGTCCGTCTGTACAGCCCGCCGACCATCAAGACCGTGGTTACCGGGTATGGTGGGGCTGACAAGCATCAGGTGCAGGAAATGGTGCGCATTCTTCTGGGTTTTGAGACCATACCAAAACCCGATCATGCTTCGGACGCGTTGGCAGCAGCTCTTTGCCTTGCAGTATATGACTTTTCCCACATGAGGATGAAATTGGTATGATCAATGCAATCATCGGCGACTTGGTCAGTATTCATGAAGGTGAGGTGATCTTGCGTGCAGGACACCTGGAATATAGCCTCAGCGTATCCAATCAGACAGCCAGTAAGCTGAGCAATCTCGTAGGGGAAGCGAAGCAGTCCATTCGACTGCTCACCGTCCTGGTACACCGGGAAGACAGCATGTCTCTCTTCGGGTTTTTTCAAGCGGAAGAGCGGGAAGCCTTTCTTCAGTTGCAGACCGTCTCTGGAGTGGGGGCGAAACAAGCCATGAAGATCCTCGGGGGAATCAGCGTACGGCATCTTGCTGAGGCCTTGGACAACGGGAATCTGAAACTGCTCTCCTCCATACCGGGAATTGGTCCGAAAACCGCCCAAAAGATGATTCTTGCGTTGCGCAATGTGCTGGTGCTCGACGATGACAAGCAAAAGGATACGAGAGAAAGAGTCGGGCAAAAGAACAGCTTGTGGGCAGATATCGTCAATGCCTTGGTGGATATGGGCTACGATAGGAGACGGGTGGAAGAGACAATCCAAGGGCTGAGCCAAGAGATGGCTGAGTCACTGGGCAAAGTCAGTCACCACGATGCTGAGGAGCTGTTGTTCCGCAGTGCCATCAAGATGCTTGGCTAAGGGGTAATGGCAATGGATGAATTGGATGGATTGATGCAAAGTTCGGTCGTCTCCACCTCCTTTCAGGAGGAAGCGGATAGGCAGGAAAATATCCTCAGGCCCAAGCTCCTCAAGGATTTCCAAGGGCAGCAACGCCTGAAGGACAACCTTGCGGTTTTTGTGCAGGCTGCTAGGGAACGCAAAGAGAGCTTGGACCATACCTTTCTCATCGGGCCTCCCGGTTTGGGAAAGACTACCCTGGCAAGCATCATTGCCAATGAGATGGGGGCAGAAATCCGGATGACCAGCGCACCAGCCTTGGACAAGCCGAAGGATCTTGCCGGCATTCTGACCAACGTCACCGAAGGTTCCGTATTTTTCATCGATGAAATCCACCGTCTCAAGCCAGCGCTTGAAGAGATGCTCTACATAGCCATGGAAGATTTTGAGATCGATTGGGTCATCGGCCAGGGGCCTGCAGCACGTACCATGCGCATTCCTCTTCCCAGATTCACTCTGGTGGGAGCGACGACCAAAGCAGGATCCGTATCGAGTCCCCTTTCTTCACGCTTCGGGATCACCTGCCATATCGAGTTCTATGATGAGGTGGAGCTTTCCTCCATCATCGCCCGTTCTGCACAAATCATGA includes:
- a CDS encoding ABC transporter permease; its protein translation is MMSALKRPLKRLLAIRGIGQVLTVTVGLILLCIVFGIMNPIFFSSRNVANLLRQIAPILLIGIGQSYVLITGNIDLSIGSVVGMSTMISATLMTKGVSPLFAVLITIICCLALGLSNGLLVSFAKLPPFIATLGTMTIARGIAQIANNNYNTDSIGESAQSFRDFFYYGKTLGLYNTIWIAILLWIVFNFLLTRTKSGRHIYAIGSNAEAARLSGVNIVGTTTKAYLVSAFVSCVVGLITTATSGMGTMDAGNSYELYAVAASVIGGVSTLGGQGLLFGTVIGASIWGVLQNGLQFAGAPVAIRNIVIGIIVVVSVLLDVIVRSGKMTKKKPV
- a CDS encoding ABC transporter substrate-binding protein, with protein sequence MKKLSVLLLVLLLAGAMFAQGTKESSAFKVYLITMDQMDQHWVNVDKGAQKAAQELGGIEYKWLAPDVKDDAKQIESINNAVAGGADAILLAANGPNAVTAALKEATEAGVTIVYVDSAANFPAVQTLATDNTAAGTTAGKEMLKALTDKGIKNGKIGVISVNSATASTVARETGFRKAFEGTAFTILETQYCDGDAARSKDMSANFITQGVVGLFGANEGSTVGVGNAIAEAGKNIIGVGFDKSDMILSLIKSGHLLATMAQNPDVMGYEGIKTAYKALKGETVSPDYFDTGVSVLTKATL
- a CDS encoding calcium/sodium antiporter; amino-acid sequence: MLLPVLAVIVGLVVLVISSDRFIDGAASTARYFGMPSLLIGMVIVGFGTSAPEIVVSTLSAMQGNPGLALGNAYGSNIANIALILGVTALINPVQVSSNILRKELPILTLITLISVALLWDLELSLFDAGVLLVFLGTLLVWTIFQGLRSKDDALSLEVDDAVPQPLSLKRGILYLIFGLAFLIISSRILVWGAVEIAKFFGVSDLIIGLTIVAVGTSLPELASSILAAKKGEHDIAMGNVIGSNLFNTTAVVGIASAINPFAVDKLVLTRDMVVMSALTISLFIIGYGFRKGRKGRVNRFEGAGLIVVYIAYTIILLTGTAA
- a CDS encoding metallophosphoesterase family protein: MKLAVIGDIHGNVRALEAVLTDVKACGVNQILFLGDLVFMGLDPQLCFDLLMEQKPAVLVKGNTDANLEKISSYIANTPFEKHMLKLMKYTSIRMHETSKKTIAEFAPTKRLELEQHSILCCHGTPFSDTEGILANEPFSPAMAKMVSEEKLDIVFSGHTHIPADFMRDGVRFINPGAVGYSFDGDVRASYALVTLEDGSIRCQHRRLEYDVKRYAMEVEHAMEGFVLFERLLYALQNGKPIRQ
- a CDS encoding SLC13 family permease, which encodes MKRDQVKAFFVREPVLTIALFLAGISMFLVPPNPNYAHYLDGKTLGCLFALMLVVSGFRKLYLFTFLSQYLLRFAKSSRQVSAFLIGITFFLSMLVTNDVALITFVPLTIVVFSLCKDTKPILLTIILQTIAANVGSGLTPVGNPQNLFIYSYYQLPLLQFFGAMLPYVVGGLLLLAACLLFIPNNKEAFALKTQEVPPLDKRLLVRYLLLFLLSLAAVFDLVPYQLVVIIVIVFSEKILLKDVDYSLLLTFIGFFIFVGNLGSIPFVVQKLQSLLHKREFLVSLAASQFISNVPATLLLAQFTHNATELLKGVNAGGCGTLIASMASVISFKIYAHYDRTKTLRYLAVFTLFNLLFVLLFLLIHLVW
- a CDS encoding tyrosine-type recombinase/integrase; protein product: MASPAPFTLCRIQRDERTYFYALFRNPETGKRTNKKSVETLRKQLGIFDTSPIRRRDEAIRICQKALEEGIIFNKRQEQLFGEYLDEFYTYEISPYVRRRNLLEPGSLSKDYLATRKNLVMNHVIPLIKPNLYLSKVTMETLEEIQLSLVEKQTISHSTVNVCMSAVMVALREAQRRGLVPATVMLSLQHLKSFHAIRGILSEEELADFMQYAKAHAEKRIYLACLLSLLTGMRSGELRALRYQAIGEDLITIDSAYADKEGLKVPKGKKTRLVPCPTFLGKALQQLASENPFSNPLLLVFWSKRNGGFVSSHYFSERFIQELVRSKVLMLEEIVERNISFHSLRHMANTLLRGAVDEHVLRMTIGHSSEQLSDLYTHLSQRGLKSVELAQQKNILPLIGEMQNLTIQDESEGTTEQRAD